In the Vicia villosa cultivar HV-30 ecotype Madison, WI unplaced genomic scaffold, Vvil1.0 ctg.002957F_1_1, whole genome shotgun sequence genome, one interval contains:
- the LOC131640138 gene encoding uncharacterized protein LOC131640138, producing the protein MEAPTSLEISKALYLSKSVVEANLSKKGGCLGFRMEFLVQKACDAVEAKEWDTFRAILALSIYGIMMFSNVANFVDMNAIHIFILQNPVPTLLGDVYHFVHHKNSQKGGFIRCCAPLLYPWFRSHLSERGAFVDNRHTSKWAERIMGLRAKDIVWYNKALDDMEVIMSCGKFSNVPLTGLRGGINYNPILARRAFGYAFVSPPEQTEIAETIFYHSATDNGKMAEAVQAWKSICWRDKKHFGLRDCATYEDYTKWVKSVADAQGMPFPPKDPLYPLLVNNPTSSPCLVITKLWSRIED; encoded by the coding sequence ATGGAGGCCCCTACTTCCCTTGAAATTTCTAaagctctttatttgagcaagtcagtCGTGGAAGCAAATCTATCCAAAAAGGGAGGATGTCTTGGTTTTCGTATGGAGTTTCTGGTTCAAAAAGCTTGTGATGCTGTTGAGGCAAAAGAATGGGACACATTTAGGGCTATTCTGGCTCTAAGTATCTATGGTATCATGATGTTCTCAAATGTGGCTAACTTTGTTGATATGAACGCGATTCATATATTCATTCTACAAAACCCGGTTCCTACActtttgggggatgtttatcactTCGTTCATCACAAGAATAGTCAGAAAGGGGGTTTCATTAGATGTTGTGCTCCGTTGCTGTACCCTTGGTTCAGATCACATTTATCTGAGCGTGGCGCTTTCGTTGATAATAGGCACACATCTAAATGGGCTGAGAGGATTATGGGGCTGAGGGCTAAAGATATTGTCTGGTATAATAAAGCTTTAGATGACATGGAAGTTATTATGAGTTGCGGAAAGTTCAGTAATGTACCTCTTACGGGTCTAAGAGGTGGGATCAATTACAATCCCATCTTGGCTAGGAGAGCATTTGGATACGCTTTTGTAAGTCCTCCTGAACAAACAGAGATTGCTGAGACTATCTTCTATCATTCGGCCACCGACAATGGGAAAATGGCAGAAGCAGTACAAGCTTGgaagagtatttgttggagagataAGAAACATTTTGGCCTGAGAGATTGTGCTACTTACGAGGATTATACTAAGTGGGTCAAATCTGTGGCTGATGCTCAAGGGATGCCTTTCCCTCCTAAAGACCCTTTGTACCCCCTCCTGGTGAATAACCCAACATCGTCTCCATGCCTCGTTATAACCAAACTGTGGAGCAGAATCGAAGATTGA